The following coding sequences lie in one Mesorhizobium sp. DCY119 genomic window:
- the ispH gene encoding 4-hydroxy-3-methylbut-2-enyl diphosphate reductase, which yields MPEISSKPPLTIRLCQPRGFCAGVDRAIQIVVLALKKYGAPVYVRHEIVHNRYVVEGLQNLGAVFIEELNEIPAEHRECPVVFSAHGVPKSVPEDAQARNLFYLDATCPLVSKVHKQAMRHQRLGRHVLLIGHGGHPEVIGTMGQLPEGSVTLIETEADVAAFVPGDPEALGFVTQTTLSVEDTAGLIRALQERFPAMMAPSAESICYATTNRQEAVKETASGADLVLVVGAPNSSNSKRLVEVAERAGAKMSLLVQRASEIPWDDIAGISTLGLSAGASAPEIIVDEIIDAFRARFDVQVDLAITATETENFPVMSVLRDMKLTPSDMAFVNGTV from the coding sequence ATGCCTGAAATCTCATCCAAGCCGCCACTCACCATCCGGCTCTGCCAGCCGCGCGGATTCTGCGCCGGGGTCGACCGTGCCATCCAGATCGTGGTGCTGGCGCTGAAGAAATACGGCGCGCCGGTCTATGTGCGCCACGAGATCGTGCACAATCGCTACGTCGTCGAAGGCCTGCAGAATCTCGGCGCGGTCTTCATCGAGGAGTTGAACGAAATTCCCGCCGAGCATCGCGAATGCCCGGTGGTGTTTTCGGCCCATGGCGTGCCGAAATCGGTGCCGGAGGACGCGCAGGCGCGCAACCTCTTCTATCTCGACGCGACATGCCCGCTGGTGTCGAAAGTCCACAAGCAGGCCATGCGCCACCAGCGCCTGGGTCGCCATGTGCTGCTGATCGGCCATGGCGGTCACCCGGAAGTGATCGGCACGATGGGGCAACTGCCCGAGGGTTCGGTGACCCTGATCGAGACCGAGGCCGATGTCGCAGCCTTTGTCCCCGGCGACCCGGAAGCCTTGGGTTTCGTCACCCAGACGACACTGTCCGTCGAAGACACTGCCGGCCTCATCCGCGCGCTTCAGGAGCGGTTCCCGGCGATGATGGCGCCTTCGGCCGAATCGATCTGCTACGCCACCACCAACCGCCAGGAGGCGGTGAAGGAAACCGCATCCGGGGCTGATCTCGTCCTCGTCGTCGGCGCGCCGAATTCATCGAACTCCAAGCGCCTTGTCGAGGTTGCGGAACGCGCGGGCGCCAAAATGTCGCTTCTCGTGCAGCGCGCCTCCGAAATTCCATGGGATGACATCGCCGGCATTTCGACTTTGGGCCTTTCGGCGGGAGCGTCCGCGCCTGAGATCATCGTCGACGAGATCATCGACGCCTTCCGCGCCCGTTTCGACGTGCAGGTGGACCTGGCGATAACGGCGACGGAAACGGAGAATTTCCCGGTAATGAGCGTGCTGCGCGACATGAAGCTGACCCCGTCGGACATGGCCTTCGTCAACGGAACCGTATGA
- the rnhA gene encoding ribonuclease HI, which yields MNKSVEVFTDGACSGNPGPGGWGAILRFNGKTKELSGGEADTTNNRMELMAAISALNALKEPCTVELHTDSKYVMDGISKWIHGWKKNGWKTADKKPVKNGELWQALDEANKRHKVTWHWVKGHAGHEENERADELARMGMAPFKK from the coding sequence ATGAACAAATCAGTCGAAGTTTTCACCGACGGCGCCTGCTCGGGCAATCCGGGCCCCGGCGGCTGGGGTGCCATCCTGCGCTTCAACGGCAAGACCAAGGAGCTTTCCGGCGGCGAGGCCGACACGACCAACAACCGCATGGAGCTGATGGCGGCGATCTCGGCGCTGAACGCGCTGAAGGAGCCGTGCACGGTCGAGCTTCACACCGACAGCAAATATGTGATGGACGGCATCTCGAAGTGGATTCACGGCTGGAAGAAGAACGGCTGGAAGACCGCTGACAAGAAGCCGGTGAAGAACGGCGAGCTATGGCAGGCGCTGGACGAGGCTAACAAGCGCCACAAGGTCACTTGGCACTGGGTCAAGGGTCATGCTGGTCACGAGGAAAACGAGCGCGCCGACGAACTCGCCCGCATGGGCATGGCGCCGTTCAAGAAGTAG
- a CDS encoding homoserine kinase yields MAVYTDVSENELGAFLKEYSIGDLLSYKGIAEGSENSNFLLHTTSGSYILTLYEKRVDKDDLPFFLGLMEHLAKKGISCPLPVHRRDGSVTGTLAGRTAAVITFLEGMWMRRPTVAHCREVGTALASLHVAGADFPLSRPNALDIAGWRKLWEGSHDRADEVEKGLAAEVDADFATFERNWPKDLPAGVIHADLFPDNVFFLGEKLSGLIDFYFACNDLYAYDVAICLNAWCFEKDGSFNLTKGTALLAAYQAVRPLSDAEKQALPILARGAALRFMLTRLYDWLTIPDGALVQKRDPMEFIRKVRFHRQINSASEYGLK; encoded by the coding sequence ATGGCAGTCTATACGGACGTTTCCGAAAACGAGCTCGGCGCGTTTCTGAAGGAATATTCGATCGGCGACCTTCTGTCCTACAAGGGCATTGCGGAGGGCTCCGAGAACTCGAATTTCCTGCTGCACACGACAAGTGGCTCCTACATCCTGACGCTTTATGAGAAGCGCGTGGACAAGGACGACCTGCCGTTCTTCCTCGGGCTGATGGAGCATCTGGCCAAGAAGGGTATTTCCTGCCCGTTGCCGGTGCATCGCCGCGACGGCAGCGTCACCGGCACGCTGGCCGGCCGCACGGCAGCAGTGATCACCTTTCTCGAAGGCATGTGGATGCGCCGCCCGACGGTGGCGCATTGCCGCGAAGTGGGCACCGCACTGGCAAGCCTGCATGTCGCCGGCGCGGATTTCCCGCTCAGCCGGCCCAACGCGCTGGATATCGCCGGCTGGCGCAAGCTGTGGGAAGGATCGCACGACCGCGCTGATGAAGTTGAAAAAGGGCTGGCGGCTGAAGTCGATGCCGACTTCGCCACGTTCGAGCGCAACTGGCCGAAGGACCTGCCCGCAGGCGTCATTCATGCAGACCTGTTTCCCGACAATGTCTTCTTTCTCGGCGAGAAGCTGTCGGGGCTGATCGACTTCTATTTCGCCTGCAATGATCTCTATGCCTATGACGTGGCGATCTGCCTGAACGCCTGGTGCTTCGAGAAGGACGGCTCCTTCAACCTGACCAAGGGCACGGCATTGCTGGCGGCCTATCAGGCGGTGCGGCCGCTGAGCGATGCGGAAAAGCAGGCGCTGCCAATCCTGGCGCGGGGTGCTGCACTGCGCTTCATGCTGACACGGCTCTATGACTGGCTGACTATTCCCGATGGCGCGCTCGTCCAGAAACGCGATCCGATGGAATTCATCCGCAAGGTGCGGTTCCACCGCCAGATCAATTCCGCGTCCGAATATGGGTTGAAATGA
- a CDS encoding peroxiredoxin, translating to MTISVGDKLPEATFKTMTSDGAKAVTTAEIFGGKKVVLFGVPGAFTPTCSNNHLPGYLENHDAIISRGVDTIAVVAVNDHFVMGAWANFTGGEGKLLYLADGNGDFVRAAGLEADLSGGGLGIRSKRFSMIVDDGKVTALNIEDSPGQAVESGAAKLLEQL from the coding sequence ATGACGATTTCCGTTGGCGACAAACTGCCCGAAGCGACCTTCAAGACGATGACCTCCGACGGCGCCAAGGCCGTGACCACTGCCGAGATTTTTGGCGGCAAGAAGGTCGTTCTGTTCGGCGTGCCGGGTGCCTTCACCCCCACCTGCTCCAACAACCACCTTCCCGGCTATCTGGAAAACCACGACGCGATCATCTCGCGCGGCGTCGACACGATCGCGGTCGTTGCCGTCAACGATCATTTCGTCATGGGCGCATGGGCAAATTTCACCGGCGGCGAAGGCAAGCTGCTTTATCTCGCCGACGGCAATGGCGACTTCGTCCGCGCGGCTGGCCTCGAAGCCGACCTCAGCGGCGGCGGGCTCGGCATCCGTTCCAAGCGCTTCTCGATGATCGTCGATGATGGCAAGGTAACCGCGCTCAACATCGAGGATTCGCCCGGCCAAGCCGTCGAATCGGGCGCTGCAAAGCTTCTCGAACAGCTCTGA
- the thrC gene encoding threonine synthase gives MKYVSTRGEAPALGFSDAVLAGLARDGGLYIPSEWPQFSAAEIRAMRGLAYPDLAIRLLTPFLGGEIAAPAFERIVREAYATFRHDAVCPLVQTNANTFVLELFHGPTLAFKDVAMQLLARLMDHVLAERDQRATITAATSGDTGGAAIDAFAGRDRADMFVLFPHGRVSPVQQRQMTTSTAPNVHALAVEGNFDDCQGLVKDMFNDHGFRDRVSLSGVNSINWARIMAQIVYYFSSAISLGAPDRPVSFTVPTGNFGDIFAGYAAKRMGLPIERLVIATNDNDILARTLSTGEYRTTGVVATTSPSMDIQVSSNFERLLFEASARDAGTVRRYMAGLKQSGAFTIEAPAIAKIRGEFDAGRATVEETAATIRETLKASGYLLDPHTATAVHVANRQKGDAPMVVLATAHPAKFPAAVEAASGVVPPLPAWLAGLMEREEKYTVLPSELKMVEDHISRHARAAR, from the coding sequence ATGAAATACGTCAGCACACGCGGGGAAGCTCCCGCACTCGGTTTCTCGGATGCGGTTCTTGCAGGGCTTGCGCGTGATGGCGGCCTCTACATTCCGAGCGAGTGGCCGCAGTTCAGCGCGGCTGAAATCCGCGCCATGCGCGGCCTTGCCTATCCCGATCTTGCCATCCGGCTGCTGACGCCGTTCCTCGGCGGCGAGATCGCCGCACCGGCTTTCGAGCGCATCGTGCGCGAAGCCTATGCCACCTTCCGCCACGATGCCGTCTGCCCGCTCGTGCAGACCAATGCGAACACTTTCGTGCTGGAGCTTTTCCACGGCCCGACGCTTGCCTTCAAGGACGTGGCGATGCAGCTGTTGGCGCGGCTGATGGACCATGTGCTGGCCGAGCGCGACCAGCGCGCGACGATCACCGCTGCGACTTCGGGCGATACCGGCGGTGCGGCGATCGACGCCTTTGCCGGCCGCGACCGCGCCGATATGTTCGTGCTTTTCCCGCATGGCCGCGTCTCGCCGGTGCAGCAGCGACAGATGACGACTTCGACCGCCCCCAACGTGCATGCGCTCGCCGTCGAAGGCAATTTCGACGATTGCCAGGGTCTGGTGAAGGACATGTTCAACGATCACGGCTTCCGCGATCGCGTCTCCCTGTCGGGCGTCAATTCGATCAACTGGGCGCGAATCATGGCCCAGATCGTTTATTATTTCTCGTCGGCGATTTCGCTCGGCGCACCCGATCGCCCGGTGTCCTTCACCGTGCCGACCGGCAATTTCGGCGACATCTTCGCCGGCTATGCCGCCAAGCGCATGGGCCTGCCGATCGAGCGCCTGGTGATCGCTACCAATGACAACGACATTCTCGCCCGCACGCTTTCGACCGGCGAATACCGCACCACGGGCGTCGTCGCCACGACCTCGCCATCGATGGATATCCAGGTCTCATCCAATTTCGAGCGGCTTCTTTTCGAAGCGTCGGCGCGGGATGCAGGCACCGTCCGCCGCTATATGGCCGGCCTCAAGCAGTCGGGTGCATTCACCATCGAAGCCCCTGCCATTGCGAAGATCCGCGGCGAGTTCGACGCCGGACGCGCGACGGTGGAAGAGACCGCGGCAACCATTCGCGAGACGCTGAAGGCAAGCGGCTATCTGCTCGACCCACACACGGCGACTGCCGTTCATGTCGCGAACCGCCAGAAGGGCGACGCACCGATGGTCGTGCTTGCCACGGCCCATCCCGCCAAGTTTCCCGCCGCCGTCGAAGCGGCGAGCGGTGTTGTTCCGCCCCTGCCCGCATGGCTTGCGGGACTGATGGAACGCGAGGAAAAATACACGGTACTTCCATCCGAGCTTAAAATGGTGGAAGATCATATTAGCCGCCACGCACGGGCGGCGCGTTAG
- a CDS encoding EAL domain-containing protein, translating into MAYSLRIRRLAAFVLAAIVSLCAISSAFAIEPIKIARDDVALDLSGAVEIYRNQGENFQVSTAPGPDGIVRRIEVEANNKRSSGDWAVFALANTTEQQIDRLIVAPHFRLVNSGLFWPDLGSSRITAITPSEGFALDRQASPDADVFLVTLNPGTVVTFIAELASPKLPQVYLWDPEPYKDSVNSYTLYRGIVIGISGLLALFLTILFVVKGTSMFPATAALSWAVLAYICVDFGFLNKVIEISPGNEQIWRAGTEVGLAATFVVFLFAYLNLNRWHGHFSYGVFAWILGLILIAGVAVIDPAVAAGIARLSFGATALLGVGLIVYLGIRGYDRAIMLIPSWVMVLLWLCGSWMAITGILDNDVVQPALGGGLILIILLIGFTVMQHAFAGGALHQGLFSDLERQALAVAGSGDIVWDWDVLRDRVVTRPDVSLQLGLAPNSLGGPARNWLPVLHADDRDTFRTTLDVVLEHRRGRVAQNFRLRGADGHYHWFSLRARPVIGSDGEVIRCVGTLIDVTEQKKSEERLLHDAVHDNLTGLPNRELFMNRLEAIISIAKTEEKVRPTVFVIDIDRFKHVNDSLGISAGDTILLTIARRLHRILKPKDSLSRFAGDQFALMLLSEQDPARIAAVADAIKQAIRSPITFAKREIVLTASVGLITWTEAQASAEDMVKDAELAMHQAKRFGGDRIEPFRPAFRSVGTDRLQLESDLRRAVERKELTLAYQPIVRLEDRSVAGFEALLRWDHPRRGQIPPSDFIPVAESCGLIVQLGLFAMQRAAEDLAGWQKQIGDAPLSVSVNLSSRQLIRRDLVSDVRSVIARAGLKARCFRLELTESLVMDNPEQSAHVLAKLKQLGIGLSLDDFGTGYSSLSYLTRFPFDTIKIDKSFLDDSSPKRSVLLKSMVNMAHELGMSVVAEGIADENDALQLRQMGCEYVQSYMFGAPIPGDSVLKLLKEQYPVAQA; encoded by the coding sequence TTGGCATATTCTCTGCGGATCCGGCGCCTTGCGGCTTTTGTCCTTGCGGCAATCGTAAGCCTGTGCGCCATCTCGTCGGCATTCGCCATCGAGCCCATCAAGATCGCCCGTGACGATGTCGCGCTCGATCTTTCGGGCGCGGTCGAGATCTACCGGAATCAGGGTGAGAACTTTCAGGTCTCGACGGCCCCCGGCCCCGACGGCATCGTCCGGCGAATCGAGGTCGAGGCCAACAACAAGCGCTCCAGCGGCGACTGGGCCGTCTTTGCGCTCGCCAACACGACCGAGCAGCAGATCGACCGCCTGATCGTCGCACCGCATTTCCGCCTGGTGAATTCCGGCTTATTCTGGCCCGATCTCGGCTCCAGCCGCATCACCGCGATCACGCCGAGCGAGGGCTTCGCACTCGACCGGCAGGCGAGCCCCGACGCCGACGTATTCCTGGTCACGCTCAACCCCGGCACGGTGGTCACCTTCATCGCCGAACTCGCCTCGCCGAAGCTGCCGCAGGTCTATCTTTGGGACCCCGAGCCCTACAAGGACTCAGTCAATTCCTATACGCTCTACCGCGGCATCGTCATCGGCATTTCCGGCCTGCTGGCGCTGTTCCTGACCATTCTTTTCGTCGTCAAGGGAACCTCGATGTTCCCGGCGACGGCAGCCTTATCATGGGCGGTCCTAGCCTATATCTGCGTCGATTTCGGCTTCCTCAACAAGGTCATCGAGATATCGCCCGGCAATGAGCAGATATGGCGAGCCGGCACGGAGGTCGGCCTGGCAGCGACCTTCGTGGTATTCCTCTTTGCCTACCTCAACCTGAACCGATGGCATGGCCATTTCAGCTATGGCGTCTTCGCCTGGATACTCGGATTGATCCTGATTGCGGGCGTCGCGGTCATCGACCCGGCGGTCGCTGCCGGCATCGCGCGGCTCTCCTTCGGGGCGACGGCGCTGCTGGGCGTCGGCCTGATCGTCTATCTCGGCATTCGCGGCTACGACCGCGCCATCATGCTGATCCCCAGCTGGGTCATGGTGCTCCTGTGGCTATGCGGATCGTGGATGGCGATCACCGGCATACTGGACAACGACGTCGTCCAGCCGGCTCTCGGCGGCGGCCTGATCCTCATCATCCTGTTGATCGGCTTCACCGTCATGCAGCACGCCTTTGCTGGCGGCGCGCTGCATCAGGGCCTGTTCAGCGACCTCGAACGCCAGGCGCTGGCCGTCGCAGGTTCAGGCGATATCGTCTGGGACTGGGACGTGCTGCGCGACCGCGTGGTGACGCGCCCGGATGTCAGCCTCCAGCTCGGCCTTGCGCCCAACAGCCTCGGCGGCCCCGCCCGCAACTGGCTGCCGGTTCTGCATGCCGACGACCGCGACACGTTCCGCACCACGCTCGACGTCGTGCTGGAACATCGCCGCGGACGCGTGGCGCAGAATTTCCGCCTGCGTGGTGCCGACGGGCATTATCACTGGTTCTCGCTTCGCGCCCGCCCAGTCATCGGCTCGGACGGCGAAGTGATCCGCTGCGTCGGCACGCTCATCGATGTGACCGAGCAGAAGAAATCCGAGGAACGGCTGCTGCACGATGCCGTGCACGACAACCTCACCGGCTTGCCGAACCGCGAGCTGTTCATGAACCGGCTGGAGGCGATCATCTCGATCGCCAAGACCGAGGAGAAGGTTCGCCCGACCGTCTTCGTCATCGACATAGACCGCTTCAAGCATGTCAATGACAGCCTCGGCATTTCGGCCGGCGATACGATCCTGCTGACGATCGCAAGGCGTCTGCACCGCATTCTCAAGCCCAAGGATTCGCTGTCGCGCTTCGCCGGCGACCAGTTCGCCCTGATGCTTTTGTCCGAGCAGGACCCGGCCCGCATTGCAGCGGTCGCCGATGCCATCAAGCAGGCGATCCGCTCGCCGATCACCTTCGCCAAGCGCGAGATCGTGCTGACGGCATCCGTCGGCCTCATCACCTGGACAGAAGCCCAGGCTTCGGCCGAGGACATGGTCAAGGATGCCGAGCTCGCCATGCACCAGGCCAAGCGCTTCGGCGGCGACCGCATCGAGCCTTTCCGGCCGGCTTTCCGCTCGGTCGGCACAGACCGGCTGCAACTCGAATCCGACCTGCGCCGTGCCGTCGAGCGCAAGGAGCTTACCCTCGCCTACCAGCCCATCGTGCGTCTTGAAGACCGCAGCGTCGCTGGTTTCGAAGCGCTGCTGCGCTGGGACCATCCCCGCCGCGGCCAGATCCCGCCGTCGGATTTCATCCCGGTCGCCGAAAGCTGCGGCCTGATCGTGCAGCTCGGCCTGTTCGCCATGCAGCGCGCAGCCGAGGACCTTGCCGGCTGGCAGAAGCAGATCGGCGACGCGCCGCTCTCGGTGTCGGTGAACCTTTCCAGCCGTCAGCTCATTCGCCGCGACCTCGTCAGCGACGTGCGCTCGGTTATCGCGCGCGCCGGCCTCAAGGCACGGTGCTTCCGCCTCGAACTGACCGAATCCCTGGTGATGGACAATCCCGAACAGAGCGCCCATGTCCTGGCCAAGCTGAAGCAGCTTGGCATCGGCCTGTCGCTGGATGATTTCGGCACCGGCTATTCGTCGCTGTCCTATCTCACGCGCTTTCCCTTCGACACGATCAAGATCGACAAGAGCTTCCTCGACGATTCTTCGCCCAAGCGCTCGGTGCTGCTGAAATCCATGGTCAACATGGCGCATGAGCTCGGCATGTCGGTGGTCGCCGAAGGCATTGCCGACGAGAACGACGCTCTGCAGCTGCGCCAGATGGGCTGCGAATATGTCCAGAGCTACATGTTCGGCGCGCCGATACCCGGCGATTCCGTATTGAAGCTGTTGAAAGAGCAGTATCCGGTCGCTCAGGCGTGA
- a CDS encoding YqgE/AlgH family protein — protein MDLLRQKKAAEKRGFLDDQFLIAMPGMKDERFARTVIYVCAHSDEGAMGLIINQSQQLLFPDLLVQLGILDEQEAIRLPPSARDFVVRNGGPVDRSRGFVLHTDDYKVESSLPVSEDICLTATVDILRAISSGRGPRHALMVLGYAGWGAGQLESEIAQNGWLTCPAKPEFLFDGDIDRKYDRVLASIGVDLAHLSQDAGHA, from the coding sequence ATGGACCTCTTGCGTCAGAAAAAAGCTGCGGAGAAACGTGGATTTCTCGATGACCAGTTCCTCATCGCCATGCCGGGGATGAAGGACGAAAGGTTCGCGCGCACCGTGATCTATGTTTGCGCCCACAGCGACGAGGGCGCGATGGGCCTCATCATCAATCAGTCGCAGCAATTGCTGTTTCCCGATCTTCTGGTGCAACTCGGGATTCTCGACGAGCAGGAGGCGATACGCCTGCCGCCGTCGGCGCGCGATTTCGTCGTGCGCAATGGCGGTCCGGTCGACCGCAGCCGCGGTTTCGTGCTCCACACCGACGACTACAAGGTGGAATCCTCACTGCCGGTGTCGGAAGACATCTGCCTGACGGCAACCGTCGACATCCTGCGCGCGATATCGTCGGGCAGGGGGCCGCGCCACGCGCTGATGGTTCTGGGTTACGCCGGCTGGGGTGCCGGCCAGCTCGAAAGCGAGATCGCCCAAAACGGCTGGCTGACCTGCCCGGCCAAGCCGGAATTCCTGTTCGACGGGGATATCGATCGAAAATATGATCGCGTCCTGGCCTCTATCGGCGTCGACCTGGCTCATCTTAGCCAGGATGCCGGTCACGCCTGA
- a CDS encoding pitrilysin family protein, whose amino-acid sequence MGVEVSRLSNGLTVATETLPSIESVALGVWVKSGARNERDDEHGMAHLLEHMAFKGTSRRSAFQIASEIENVGGEINAATSVETTSFYARVLADDVPLAMDLLSDILTESKFDPEELEREQHVILQEIGAAHDTPDDVVFDHFTETAFRHQTIGRSILGTPETVKSFTSGQLHSFMERQYGADQMVVVAAGDVKHDVFVRDVERRLGGFRAKSDSVVPQYAHYVGGDYREHRDLQDAQIVLGFEGRAYHVRDFYASQVLSMILGGGMSSRLFQEVREKRGLCYSVYAFHWGFSDTGIFGVHAATGEGDIAKLVPVIIKELERAGEHIGQDELDRARAQYRAGLIMSGESASSRASQIARQMLLFGRPIAKEELMERLSALTVDRLTDLSSRLFSTKPTVTAVGPVGTLPPYEAILDALPGLDNGLRKLAV is encoded by the coding sequence ATGGGTGTTGAGGTAAGCCGTCTGTCGAACGGCCTGACAGTCGCCACCGAAACCCTTCCAAGTATCGAATCTGTCGCATTGGGCGTTTGGGTCAAGTCCGGGGCCCGCAACGAACGCGACGACGAGCATGGGATGGCCCACCTCCTCGAACACATGGCGTTCAAGGGGACCAGCAGGCGAAGCGCCTTTCAGATCGCTTCCGAAATCGAGAATGTCGGCGGCGAGATCAACGCCGCCACGAGCGTCGAGACAACCTCCTTCTATGCCCGCGTGCTCGCCGATGACGTGCCGCTGGCGATGGACCTCCTCTCCGATATCCTGACGGAATCGAAATTCGATCCCGAGGAACTGGAGCGCGAGCAGCACGTGATCCTCCAGGAGATCGGCGCCGCGCACGACACGCCGGACGACGTCGTTTTCGATCACTTCACCGAGACCGCCTTCCGTCACCAGACGATCGGCCGCTCGATCCTCGGCACGCCCGAGACCGTCAAATCCTTCACCTCCGGCCAGCTCCATTCCTTCATGGAGCGCCAGTATGGCGCAGACCAGATGGTGGTCGTGGCTGCCGGCGACGTGAAGCATGATGTCTTCGTCCGCGACGTCGAGCGACGGCTGGGCGGCTTCCGCGCCAAGTCCGACAGCGTCGTTCCGCAATATGCGCATTATGTCGGCGGCGACTACCGCGAACACCGCGACCTGCAGGATGCACAGATCGTGCTCGGCTTCGAAGGCCGCGCCTATCACGTCCGCGATTTCTACGCCTCGCAGGTCCTGTCGATGATTCTGGGCGGCGGCATGTCTTCGCGGCTGTTCCAGGAAGTGCGCGAAAAGCGCGGCCTGTGCTACTCGGTCTATGCCTTCCACTGGGGCTTCTCCGACACCGGCATCTTCGGCGTTCATGCGGCAACCGGCGAAGGCGATATCGCCAAGCTCGTTCCCGTGATCATCAAGGAACTGGAGAGGGCCGGCGAGCATATCGGCCAGGACGAACTCGACCGTGCCCGCGCGCAATATCGCGCCGGCCTCATCATGTCGGGCGAAAGCGCTTCCAGCCGGGCCTCGCAGATTGCGCGGCAGATGCTGCTTTTCGGACGCCCCATCGCCAAGGAAGAGCTGATGGAGCGGCTTTCTGCGCTGACCGTCGATCGCCTCACGGATCTGTCGTCGCGGCTGTTCTCGACCAAGCCGACGGTAACCGCCGTTGGACCGGTCGGAACGCTCCCGCCTTATGAAGCCATTCTCGACGCGCTTCCGGGACTCGACAACGGCCTTCGCAAGCTGGCCGTCTGA
- a CDS encoding protein-disulfide reductase DsbD domain-containing protein has translation MKSTIVTAIGLFAMAIGATPALASSTDWFETQGGRVRLVTSGKPDANGQLHGILDIDLDPGWKTYWRDPGDAGVPPQLDISASTNILSAQFDFPAPQHHDDGYSKWAGYDQSVALPITFQLKSANEPAKIDAHVFLGICETICIPVSTKLSLDPASDPDNADDTALVSAAQESLPAAEQPDFNVKIVSKDEKSLLVEATFPGNPTSADFFIAGENGYSFAAPKRMDRDGKTLFSIEILNRPAQAPAEGGLHYTLVSDAGSVSGILPYM, from the coding sequence ATGAAAAGCACGATCGTCACCGCAATCGGCCTGTTTGCCATGGCAATTGGCGCAACACCCGCGCTGGCGTCGTCCACCGACTGGTTCGAAACGCAGGGCGGCAGGGTGCGGCTCGTCACCTCCGGCAAGCCGGACGCAAACGGCCAGCTTCACGGCATTCTCGACATCGATCTCGATCCGGGCTGGAAGACCTACTGGCGCGACCCGGGCGACGCCGGGGTGCCGCCGCAGCTCGACATCAGCGCCAGCACCAACATTTTGAGCGCGCAATTCGATTTCCCCGCCCCGCAGCATCACGATGACGGCTATTCGAAATGGGCCGGATATGACCAGTCGGTTGCGCTGCCGATCACCTTTCAGCTCAAATCGGCCAATGAGCCGGCGAAGATCGACGCTCACGTCTTCCTCGGCATATGCGAGACCATCTGCATACCGGTCAGCACCAAGCTGTCGCTCGACCCGGCCAGCGATCCCGACAATGCCGACGATACCGCCCTCGTATCCGCCGCACAGGAGTCATTACCCGCGGCCGAGCAGCCGGATTTCAACGTCAAGATCGTTAGCAAGGACGAAAAGAGCCTGCTCGTGGAGGCCACCTTTCCCGGCAATCCGACGTCGGCCGATTTCTTCATCGCCGGCGAAAACGGCTATTCCTTCGCCGCACCGAAGCGCATGGACAGGGACGGCAAGACGCTGTTTTCGATTGAGATACTGAACCGCCCCGCACAGGCGCCGGCCGAAGGCGGACTGCACTACACGCTGGTTTCCGATGCCGGTTCCGTCAGCGGCATCCTGCCCTATATGTAA
- a CDS encoding GNAT family protein — MIAFPFFRRDFPALKGDRVNLRVPESGDYREWAALRADSRAFLEPWEPRWASDELERASWRQRLSRYREDFTNGSAVAFFIFENASGRLVGGITIGNIRQGVAQSGQIGYWVGERYAGKGYMVDALLLLVRFAFDTLRLHRIEAACIPENSRSVRVLEKAGFQREGLLRSYLRINGNWQDHYLYALIADDRLGVRTKG, encoded by the coding sequence ATGATCGCGTTTCCTTTTTTCCGCCGAGACTTTCCGGCGCTGAAAGGTGATCGAGTCAACCTGCGGGTGCCCGAATCCGGCGACTATCGCGAGTGGGCAGCCCTGCGCGCCGACAGCCGCGCCTTCCTCGAACCGTGGGAGCCGCGCTGGGCTTCCGACGAGCTCGAGCGGGCCTCGTGGCGTCAGCGGCTCAGCCGCTACCGTGAAGATTTCACCAATGGCAGCGCCGTCGCCTTCTTCATATTCGAGAACGCTTCGGGGCGGCTGGTTGGCGGAATCACCATCGGCAACATCCGCCAGGGCGTCGCGCAAAGCGGCCAGATCGGCTACTGGGTTGGCGAGCGCTACGCCGGAAAGGGCTACATGGTCGACGCCCTTCTTCTGCTCGTGCGGTTCGCTTTCGATACGCTGAGGTTGCACCGGATCGAGGCTGCCTGTATTCCCGAAAATTCGCGCTCCGTACGTGTGCTTGAAAAAGCCGGATTTCAGCGTGAAGGACTTTTGCGATCCTATCTCAGGATCAATGGTAACTGGCAGGATCACTACCTCTACGCCCTGATCGCGGACGATCGGCTTGGCGTCAGGACGAAGGGCTGA